In Chitinophagaceae bacterium, the genomic window GGCTCCGCCACCACCGGCACCCTCATCACTTGTAATATTGGTTTGATCTTTTCCATCTGCTCTGATAGCGAATCCGTTAGGGTTAATCGTATTTGCAGAAATCATTACAATTCCGCCACCATGTGTTCCGGGGAAGATTGGTTGTGAATCATCACCTGTTCCATTACCTCCTGCACCACCTAAAAATATTTTTCCTAATGTATAATTCAATCCTAATCCACCAATGCCCTGCACAGCGGTTATCCCGCAACTGTTATCTTCGAAACCGCCTAAACCACCGGCTCCTTTATTTCCACCACCACCTCCGCCATTATTACCGGGATTCGATCCACCACCACCATTGGCTAATTTAGCACGACCGCCGCTCTGCGCATTATTTACATATTCAGCAATGCCTTCACCTTTCCAGCCACCAAGGCAATTAGTAGGATTGATGAACCAGTTTGCATTGTTGCATGCGTAAAAGCCGGTGTTACAGGCCGTGCCAGGGCGAAATCCTTTTCCGGTTACATTGATGTCAGCATTCATGTTAATCGTACCACCCGACATAAATGCAAGTATACCTCCCATAAGTCCGTTCCAGGGTGCGCAGGTAAGTGTATCCGTGATAGTTACATCACAATAAGCAGGCACTGTTACCAACTGAACTTTACCGGTAGTAGTATAAGCATTCACAAAGGGGGCGGCAACGGTGATATCATTTCCATTGATTGCCGAAATAGTTGCAAATTCCCAATTGCCTGCATTGTTGAGATTGGTGATATCTCCATATGCCGAAGTATTGGTGGTGGTAATGGACGCACCTTTCATCTGAATGATGATGATCTTATCGCCTACTGCAAACCCTGCGGTTGATCCAGCAGTAACCGTGGTTCCTGCAATAGCCAGCACTTGTGCGTAACTGTTGATAATGCCACTGATATTTTGAGCAACAGATAGATGGCAACAACATATTATAACGAAGACGGTCAGTAATTTTTTCATCCGGAAAAGGTAGTAGTCTGTGGCTTTTTTACTTTTTGAGATCAGTAAAGTGGCCAAAGTTAAATTTTTTCAGTTATCCGGCTGAAGTAAGGAATCCAAATGTTGAAAAGATGAGGAAGCAATTTTATTTGTCATATGTTTTACCATGTATCTTCGGACCGATACAGTGGATAAAATCTGTTTCATTCTTTTCTTCTCACCTACTAAATAAAACAACATGAACATGAATCTTACAACAATTGGCCGTATCCTTTTTGGTTTAACGGTTGCTTTTTTTGGCGTAGGCCATCTTACCAACGCGAATGCAATGAGCGGCATGATTCCTTCTTTTTTATCCGGAATGGCCGTTCCTATGGTTTATTTTACCGGCATTTGCCTGCTTGCGGCGGCAGTTAGTTTTATCATCAACAGGTACACTTACTACTCAGGGATTCTGCTGGCTGTTTTTCTCATAATCATTGTAATCACTGTTCATATGCC contains:
- a CDS encoding DoxX family protein; the protein is MNLTTIGRILFGLTVAFFGVGHLTNANAMSGMIPSFLSGMAVPMVYFTGICLLAAAVSFIINRYTYYSGILLAVFLIIIVITVHMPGLADPASAQMAVSMVVKDTAMAAAALMVAGMGKKS